The Fibrobacter sp. UWR2 genome contains a region encoding:
- the lexA gene encoding transcriptional repressor LexA: MENSKRKELTDRQLEIYEYIKKYAKENHMPPTVREIGNHFEISSTNGVRSILAALIKKGYINRSPRLSRGIEIVNTDASTAEAAPSNTIEIPIVGRVAAGTPILAVQNLEGTVTIDRDFLACRSDVFALRVKGDSMINAGIFDGDLIFARQQKSAERGEIIVAQVNNEATVKYYQPQHDHIELRPANPKYRPIIVNKGNDFSIAGRVIGVMRKVN, encoded by the coding sequence ATGGAAAACAGCAAGCGCAAGGAATTGACAGACCGTCAACTTGAAATCTACGAGTACATCAAGAAGTACGCGAAAGAGAACCACATGCCGCCCACCGTCCGCGAAATCGGCAACCACTTCGAGATTTCCTCGACGAACGGCGTGCGTTCCATCCTCGCCGCCCTCATCAAGAAGGGCTACATCAACCGCTCCCCGCGCCTGAGCCGCGGTATCGAAATCGTCAATACCGACGCCTCGACTGCAGAAGCCGCCCCGAGCAATACGATTGAGATCCCCATTGTCGGCCGCGTTGCCGCCGGTACGCCGATTCTTGCCGTCCAGAACCTCGAAGGCACCGTCACAATCGACCGCGACTTCCTCGCCTGCCGTTCCGACGTGTTCGCGCTCCGCGTCAAGGGCGACTCCATGATTAACGCCGGCATCTTCGACGGCGACCTCATCTTCGCCCGCCAGCAGAAATCCGCCGAACGCGGCGAAATCATCGTGGCGCAGGTCAATAACGAGGCGACAGTCAAGTACTACCAGCCGCAGCACGACCATATCGAACTCAGGCCTGCAAACCCGAAGTACCGCCCCATCATCGTGAACAAGGGCAACGACTTCTCCATCGCGGGCCGCGTCATCGGCGTGATGCGCAAGGTGAACTAA
- a CDS encoding carboxypeptidase-like regulatory domain-containing protein: protein MAVIAALAGCGDDSSDKGVAATDTDDHISANDSSSSGKNGAKSSSSISKDARSSSSGKNIGSSSSSENGSSSNDYEHGYIGFMDDRTVDLIANEPVRIWAPTADGLKLISTDTLDSEGKLALNASLSGFHLVEIRYDGLAAMRWLNFSDNMESGIYATKPAAMVTGVIKNRGVGIEGAKLSILDIESQTNANGEFEIDGLPDGVHFMTVEYSGEFRIYQVQVSRTVGFREEQIMNQIEWDNGVYTLLTDFEDWQSGRTVVGNMFDFVGPYYFFTDSLNGGGSRWIGKGEFANADKFRNDDVMGTCMYLHANIDEETEDHFAGAGFLLGEDERDVKDNNYAFFDISGATGLSFDAKGSGSLFLQIVSRKADGSSDYISPNSIELTEEWNTYTYSFEKVSSRLTAASAINFMFKEDAEIYIDNVRLDGLVATTWPSLGKKF from the coding sequence TTGGCCGTAATTGCTGCTCTTGCCGGTTGCGGCGACGATTCCAGCGACAAGGGTGTTGCTGCAACAGACACTGACGATCACATAAGTGCAAACGATAGTAGCTCCTCGGGCAAGAACGGCGCAAAATCTTCCAGCAGCATAAGCAAGGACGCCCGCTCCTCCAGTAGCGGGAAAAATATCGGCAGCAGCTCGAGCAGCGAGAACGGTTCCAGTAGCAACGACTACGAACACGGATATATCGGCTTCATGGACGACCGAACCGTCGACTTGATTGCAAATGAACCGGTCCGCATTTGGGCTCCTACGGCAGACGGCCTCAAGCTTATCTCGACCGACACGCTCGACAGCGAGGGTAAACTTGCGCTGAATGCCTCCTTAAGCGGGTTCCATCTTGTCGAAATACGCTACGACGGCCTTGCCGCCATGAGGTGGCTCAACTTCAGTGACAACATGGAAAGTGGAATTTACGCGACAAAGCCGGCTGCCATGGTAACCGGAGTCATCAAGAACAGGGGCGTGGGTATCGAGGGCGCCAAGCTCAGCATTCTAGATATCGAATCGCAAACGAACGCCAACGGTGAATTCGAAATCGACGGCCTTCCTGACGGTGTGCATTTTATGACGGTCGAGTATAGCGGTGAATTTCGCATTTACCAGGTGCAGGTTTCGCGTACCGTAGGGTTCAGGGAAGAGCAGATCATGAACCAGATTGAATGGGACAATGGGGTCTATACGCTCCTGACCGATTTCGAGGATTGGCAGAGCGGTCGCACCGTTGTTGGCAATATGTTCGATTTCGTGGGTCCGTACTACTTCTTTACCGACTCCTTGAATGGTGGCGGTAGCCGCTGGATTGGCAAGGGTGAATTCGCCAATGCCGACAAGTTCCGGAACGACGACGTTATGGGTACTTGCATGTACCTCCACGCCAACATTGACGAAGAAACCGAAGATCATTTTGCGGGTGCCGGATTCCTTTTGGGCGAAGACGAGCGCGATGTCAAAGACAACAACTACGCTTTCTTTGACATTAGCGGTGCTACAGGGCTTTCGTTCGATGCGAAAGGTTCTGGCAGTTTGTTCCTACAGATTGTATCGCGCAAGGCCGACGGTAGCAGCGACTATATTTCGCCGAACTCCATAGAACTCACTGAAGAATGGAATACTTACACGTATTCCTTCGAAAAAGTTAGTTCCAGGCTTACCGCAGCTTCAGCCATAAACTTCATGTTCAAGGAAGATGCCGAAATCTACATTGATAACGTAAGGCTCGACGGGCTTGTAGCCACTACGTGGCCAAGCCTCGGCAAGAAATTTTAA